The DNA region TGTCTAGAATCTTTTGAGTCTGAAAGCAAAATCGTTGATTGGATTTTTGAAAAAGGCGAAATAGACTTCTTACCAAAAGCAGTTGTAAACGAGTTTATTAAAAACAGATTTAATAACTCGTTAGAAAGTATTGGTATTGATAAAATATTTGAAGTAGACGAAAAGCTATTAGCAGAAACCGAATGGTTTGACGATGAAATTATCGGTACCAAACATGGAGACTTTTTTGTAAAGCGCTCTATAAACTATAGTAAAAGAACCCAAAGTATAACCAGTGATGACCTTTTTTAAATGATAGACCAAAACAAAAACATGACCCAGCAATCCCCAAATGAAGTAAAACAAACGGAAAAAAATCCTTTAATAGACGCAAGAAACAAGTCGCTACACCAAATCAATACAGCCAATTCTGGAGGTTTTGAGTGGTTAACAGAGCATAGTAGACAGTTCTTAGCAGCAGGATATTTAACCGAAGGTGTAAGCGCTGAAGAGCGTATAAGAGAAATAGCAGATAGAGCAGAGCAGATCTTAAAAATACCAGGATATTCAGATAAGTTTTACAACTACATGTCAGAAGGGTATTTTTCTTTAGCATCTCCTGTTTGGTCAAACTTTGGTAAAGAACGAGGTTTACCAATTAGCTGTTTTGGATCTCATGTAGACGACGATATGGGTAACATACTTTACTCACAATCGGAAGTTGGTATGATGTCAAAACTTGGTGGTGGTACTTCTGGTTACTTTGGTAAGATTAGACATCGTGGTTCTGAAGTAAAAAATAATGGTTACGCTTCTGGAGCTGTACATATCATGCAGTTATTCGAGTCTATGGTAGATGTAGTAAGTCAAGGTTCTGTAAGACGTGGTCGTTTTTCTCCATATTTACCAATAGAACATCCAGACATTAAAGAGTTCTTAGAAATTGGTACAGAAGGTAACCCAATACAAGAGTTAACTCATGGTGTAACGGTTACTAACCAATGGATGCAAGAAATGGTAGATGGTGATGTAGAAAAAAGAACCATTTGGGCAAAAGTATTGCAACGTCGTGGAGAAATGGGTTATCCTTATATCTTCTTTACAGATAATGCAAACAACAATGCAGCAGACGTATACCAAGATAAAAACTTACCAATTTACGCAAGTAATTTATGTACTGAAATCATGCTACCATCAAATGATAATTGGTCGTTTGTATGTGTATTATCTTCTGTAAATGTATTACATTACGATAAGTGGAAAGACACAGATGCTGTAGAAACTATGGTCTACTTTTTAGATGCTGTAATTACAGAATTTGTTGAGAAATTAGAAGTATACAGAGATTCTCCAAATAGAGACGACAGACAAACGTTTTTATTCATGGAACGCGCGTATAACTTTGCAAAAGAAAACAGATCTTTAGGATTAGGTGTTTTAGGATGGCACTCTTTACTGCAATCTAAAATGTTACCATTTAACAGTCAAGAAGCCTTCAATTTAAATAGTGAAATCTTTAAAGTAATAAAAGAAAAATCTTATAAAGCATCAGAAGAATTAGCTGAAAAATTTGGAGAGCCAGAAGTATTAAAAGGTTACGGTAGACGTAATGCAACGTTAAATGCAATTGCACCAACAACTTCTTCAGCTTTTATCTTAGGTCAAGTATCACAAGGTATTGAGCCAATATGGTCTAATATTTATGTGAAAGATATCGCAAAAATTAAAACGACTATAAAAAATTCTTACTTAGAGGATTTATTAGAATCTAAAGGACAAAATACAACTGAAGTTTGGAGAAGTATTAGAGATAATGATGGATCTGTACAACATCTAGAATTCTTATCAGAATTAGAAAAAGATGTATTTAAAACGTATTCTGAAATTGATCAAATGGATATTATTTATCAAGCGGCTAACCGCCAAAATCACATAGATCAAGGACAGTCAGTTAATATAATTGTGCATCCAGATATGCCAGTAAAGGATATAAACAAAATACATGTTACAGCATGGCAATTAGGTTTAAAATCACTTTACTATCAGCATAGTATGAATGCTGCACAAAAATTTAAACAAAAGAAAGATTGTGCAAGCTGTGAAGCTTAATACCAATTAAAAGTGTTAACTAAAAAATCCCGATACAAGTGTATCGGGATTTTTTTATTCGAAATGTAAATTTTTTAAAGTGGAATATTACCATGTTTTCTATTTGGCAATACCTCTTCTTTATGTTCAAGCATAGTAAACGCTTTTATTAATTTACGTCTAGTGTCTTTTGGTAAAATCACTTCATCTATAAATCCGCGTTCTGCAGCTTTATAAGGATTTGCAAAAAGATCTGCGTATTCAGCTTCTTTTTCTAACAGTTTTTCTTCTGGATTATCAGACGCTTTAATTTCCTTTCTAAAGATAATTTCACTAGCACCTTTTGCGCCCATTACTGCAATTTCTGCACTCGGCCAAGCGTAATTTAAATCGGCACCAATGTGTTTAGAATTCATTACATCATAAGCACCACCATAAGCTTTACGAGTAATAACTGTTACTTTTGGTACTGTAGCTTCACTTAATGCATACAATAATTTTGCTCCGTGAACAATAATACCATTCCATTCTTGATCGGTTCCTGGTAAAAATCCTGGAACATCTACTAAGACTAATAAAGGAATATTAAAAGCATCACAAAAACGCGTAAAACGTGCTGCTTTTCGTGAACTATTTACATCTAATACACCAGCTAAAAATAAAGGTTGATTAGCAACAATACCTACACTTTTTCCACCAATACGCGCAAAACCTACAATAATATTTTCAGCATAATCTTTATGTATTTCGAAGAAAGAATCTTCATCTATTACACCAGCAATTACATCATGCATATCATAAGGTTTACTGGCATGATCTGGGATAATATTCATTAATTGCTCGCGCGTTTCTTCACCTAAATCGTATGGTAAATCTTTAGGCTTTTCTAAGTTACTTTGTGGTAAGTAGCTTAGTAATTTTTTTACATCTTCAAGACATTCTATATCATTGGAAGATGTTGTATGTGCAACACCAGATTTAGAGCTATGTGTGCTTGCGCCACCTAATTCTTCACTAGTAACGGTTTCGTTAGTAACCGTTTTTACTACGTTTGGTCCAGTTACAAACATGTAACTTGTGTCTTCTACCATCATTGTAAAATCTGTCATTGCAGGAGAATACACAGCGCCACCAGCACATGGTCCCATAATTGCTGAAATTTGCGGAATAACACCAGATGCTTTTACATTACGATGAAAAATATCTGCATATCCACCAAGTGATCTAACACCTTCTTGTATACGTGCGCCACCAGAATCGTTAAGTCCTATAAATGGTGCTCCAACTTTAAGAGCCATATCCATTATTTTACAAATCTTTTCGGCATGTGTTTCAGATAAAGCGCCACCAAATACAGTAAAATCTTGAGCAAACACATAGACTAATCGTCCATCTATCGTACCGTAACCTGTAATAACTCCATCACCATAAAATTTTTGGTTTTGCATACCAAAATCTACTGTTCGATGTGTGACTAAAGCGCCAATTTCTTCAAAAGAACCTTCATCCATTAGGTATTCGATACGTTCTCTTGCAGTTAGTTTTTTCTTTTGGTGTTGTTTATCTATTCTTGCTTGTCCGCCACCTAATTTGGCAAGTTCAAGCTTTTCGTTTAATTCTTTTATTTTAGATTCCATAATTGAAATTTTATCTTTTTTTGTCATTCAGCGCTACGACGCAGCATCCTTTTTTATAGTATTAGATTCTGCTTCTTAATTCGACTGCGCTCAGTAAAAGCATGCGAAATGACATAAAATTCATATTAATTAGTTGGTACTCTTAATTGTTTTTGATCTTCTAAATACTGTTTAACAGCAACTAGAGCAGCAAGATGAGCTTCGGTTTCTGTTTGTTGTTGTAAAGCTTCTGGTGAGTAGTATTTTTTCACAAAATGTGTATCAAAATTTCCAGATGTAAAAGCTTCATGTTGACAAACAAAAGCTCCAAATGGTAACGTGGTTTCTATGCCTTTTACTTTGTATTCTTGAATGGCTTTAAGCATAATTTGTATAGCTTCTTCACGAGTTTTACCATAAGTTATTAATTTGGCTAACATTGGATCATAATAAATTGGAATGTCCATACCTTCTTCAAAACCATTGTCTACACGAATACCTTCACCTTGCGGAATTTGGTATTGCTCTAAATGACCAACGCTTGGTAAGAAGTCGTTTAAAGGATCTTCTGCATACACACGAAGCTCTAAAGCATGACCATTTATTTTCAAATCCTCTTGTTTAATAGGTAGTTTTTCGCCACGAGCGACTTGTATTTGAAGTTCTACTAAATCAACACCAGCAATAATTTCGCTTACAGGATGTTCTACTTGTAATCTGGTATTCATCTCTAAGAAATAGAAATTATGTGCGTCATCTAATAAAAACTCGACTGTTCCAGCACCAACATAATCACAAGCTTTTGCAACTTTAATAGCTGCTTGTCCCATTTTTTCTCTTAATTCTGGAGTAAGTACAGCACTTGGCGCTTCTTCTACAACTTTTTGATGACGACGTTGAATACTACATTCGCGTTCAAAAAGATGAATAACATTACCATGTGTATCTGCCATGACTTGAATTTCGATGTGTCTTGGTGATGCTACATATTTTTCTATAAAAACAGAGCCATCACCAAATGCATTAACTGCTTCACTAATGGCGCGATTCATTTGGGATTCAAAATCTGCTTCTTTTTCAACTATACGCATTCCTTTACCGCCGCCACCAGCAGATGCTTTTATTAGAATAGGAAAACCAATGCCTTGCGCTATTTTTTTAGCTTCAGCAATATCTGTAATAGCTTGGTCTGTACCAGGTACCATTGGAATATCGTAGGCTTTAACCGCATCTTTAGCAGCTAATTTACTACCCATAACTTTTATGGCATATGATTTTGGTCCAATAAAAGTGACGTTATTAGCTTCACAAAGTTCTGCAAATTCTGCATTTTCACTTAAAAACCCGTAACCAGGATGAATACCATCTACGTTTAAAGATTTTGCGACGTCAATTATTTTTTGCCCTAATAAATAGGATTGATTAGATGGCGCTTCACCTATTAAAACAGCTTCGTCTGCAAATTTAACATGAGGTGCATTACGATCTACGGTAGAGTAGACTGCAACTGTTTTAATGCCCATTTTTTGAGCAGTTTTCATTACTCTTATAGCAATTTCGCCACGATTGGCGACTAATATTTTTTTCATTTTATTCAAATTCAATTAATAATTCACCTTTATCGACGGTATTTCCTTTGTTGCCAGAAACAGATTTAATAACACCATCACGAGGAGATAGGATGCTATTTTCCATTTTCATAGCTTCAAGGATTAGTAAAGGTGTGTCTACTTTAACCTCATCACCAGGTTTTACCATAACATCTAGAATAAGTCCTGGCATTGGTGCTTTTATTTCGTTTACTTTCTTAGAAGCGCCAATTTCAAACCCTAAAGATTTTATTAATTGATCAAGATTATTCTCAATATTAACAACATACGTGTTATTATTAATTAAAACAGTGTATTCTTTTTTATTGAAGTTAGTCTCAGTGATTTTTGCTTTATACGATGTGTTATCTTTTAATAGATGAAAAGATGTGTTGGTAGTTTTTACACTATCTAAAGCTGAAATATCTTCTGATGAGACCTCGAATTCTGAAGTAGAATTAACTTTTACTTTAAAAGGTGTCTTCATGTAAATGTTTTTAAAATTTACTTGTAAAGATACTGATTAATCCTTTTTTAGTAGAATGAAGATGTTAATTCTTTATCTAATTTATAGATTGTTATTTAATTGAAAAATGAACCTTTTTGATGAATTTTAATCGCTTTTCTAGATAAAATTAACCCTAAAGCTAAAGATATAAATGCACCAATCCATATTCCTGGAACAAAATCTATAAATAAGAAAAAGTCGTAAGCACCATGAAAAAGTATGGCTAAAAATAAACCACATAAATTTAAGAATAGCTTATTAGGTTCAAACTTAGCTTTACCCATAAAGTAACCCATTAAAATACCAAAGGTTGCATGTGCTGGTACTGCTGTAAACGCTCTTAGTAAAGCTGTACCAGGTCCATTGTTTAGAACATACATTATGTTTTCTGTAGCGGCAAATCCCATAGAAACCATTACTGCATAGACAATACCATCAAAGGGCTCATTAAACTCTTTATGTCTTTGAGCAAATAATAAAACAATTAAAAATTTGCTAAATTCTTCTGTAAATCCTACAACAAAAAAAGCTTGTTTAAATTGTTCCCAAATGCTTAGTTTATTTTGTAACGGTAAAATTATATTAAATACAGAGTAGAGGATTAAAGCAAGAACAACACTAACTAATGCGCCTAAAATGAAGGACGTAAGTAATAATCTGGTTGGCTCTTTTTCATATTTATCTTTAAAATATATGTAGGCAACAATTGCGGCTATTGGCGCTAACGCCATTATAATAAGTTGAATAACAGACATTAAATAGTTTTTTTGATGATAGCTTCTAGGATTTTAGAATAATAGTTTGCGTTACTAGCTACAAAGTGATTGTTTGAAGTGCTATTTTCTAACAGATCTTTGAATTGCGAAATACTTACTAATTTTACACGTTCTACTTCTTCTTTTTGTAGTGTTAATTTAGATAGATCAACATGTAATTGCGCTATAAATGTATGATGAAATTCGTTATCAATTATACCATTTGAATAGGTTTGAAAACAAGGAAAAACTCCAATTTTTTGTAAATTTTCTTTAGATAGTTCTAAGCCAATCTCTTCTTTAGCTTCACGGATAATTCCATCTTCAATAGTCTCATTAGCATCAATATGTCCAGCTACAGATACATCCCATAAACCAGGACAAATGGCTTTATTAAAACTTCTTTGCGCTAATAAAATGTCTCCTTTAGAGGTGTATAACCAAAGATGCGCTGTGTTATGATAAAATCCCTTTGAATGAATCTCTGATTTTGGAGCTGTTTTACCAGTTGGTTCACCTGTTTTTGTGACTATGTCAATTAATTCGTCCATTAAAAAAAGATTCCCACTTTCGTGGGAATTTATTATGTATTATTTAAAGTAACTAAACGTTTCTCCGTCTTCAATTTTAAGTAACGTTTCGTAAATTAACTTGATTACGTTTTCTACATCATCTTTATGTACCATTTCTACAGTAGTATGCATGTAACGTAGCGGTAAAGAAATTAATGCTGAAGCAACGCCACCATTACTATAAGCAAAAGCATCGGTATCTGTTCCTGTAGCTCTACTTAAGGCACTACGTTGGAATGGGATTTTTTTAGCTTCGGCAGTATCTGTAATTAAATCACGCAGTTTTTGCTGCACAGCAGGTGCATAAGCCACAACAGGACCAAGTCCAATTTCTAAATGACCTTCTTTTTTACGGTCTATCATTGGTGTTGTTGTATCGTGCGTAACATCTGTAACAATTGCAACGTTAGGTTTAATGGTTTCAGTAATCATTTGTGCACCACGTAAACCTATTTCTTCTTGAACAGAATTTGTGATATATAAACCAAAAGGAAGTGTCTTTTTGTTTTCTTTTAATAGTCTAGCTACTTCAGCAATCATAAATCCTCCCATACGATTATCTAATGCACGACAAACAAATTTTTCTCCGTTTAAGATATGAAATTCGTCAGGATAAGTAATCACACAACCAACGTGTACGCCCATTTTTAAAACTTCGTCTTTATCTTTTGCGCCTATATCAATACAAATGTTATCTGGTTTTGGCGCTTCTTCTTTCGCACGATTACGGGTATGAATTGCAGGCCAACCAAATACACCTTTTACAATGCCATTTTTGGTATGTATGTTTACAACTTTACTTGGCGCAATTTGATGGTCGCTTCCTCCGTTTCTGATCACATAAATTAGTCCATTATCCGAAATATAGTTTACATACCAAGAGATTTCGTCTGCATGACCTTCAATAACCACTTTATATTTTGCCTCAGGATTAATAACACCAACTGCAGTACCGTAAGTATCTGTAATAAATTCGTCTACATAAGGTTTTAGATAATCCATCCAAAGCTTTTGTCCGTCCCATTCGTAACCTGTAGGCGCAGCATTATTTAAATATTTTTCTAAAAAGTCCATAGACTTTTTATTAAGTATAGATTTTTTTGCCATTTGATATTAATTTTTGCCTAAAATAACAATATTCACAGTTATTTAATAGTTAGAGAAGCGTTAATTATTAATTTTGTATTAACAATTAAAAATGGAATAGTTTTAGTAGCTTTATTGATATGAAAAAGAATGTTTTATTAATGCTTTTGCTTCCGTTTTGGTTATTAGCTCAAGAAGATGAAGTAGTTAAAGATACGACTACAGTAACAACAACAGACTACATTATAATAGAAGGCGATTCTATACCAAAAACATCTATTTATTTAGATGAAGTGATGCTGTTGCCTAAATTAGAATTTAAAAGTAAAGAAGACCGACGTAGATATTTAATCTTATGGCGAAAAACACTAAAAGTGTATCCATATGCGAAGTTAGCTGCAGAGCGTTTAGAGACTTTAAACGAACGTCTTAATACCTTAGAAAAACGTAGTGAAAAGAAAAGCTATGCCCGAAAAGTGCAAAAATATATTGAAGAAGAATTTTCTGAAGAATTAAAAAAACTAACACGAACTGAAGGTCAAATTCTAGTAAAACTTATACATAGACAAACCGGTAAAACTACGTTTGAATTAATTAAAGAATTAAGAAGTGGTTGGAGAGCATTTTGGTTTAATAGTACTGCAAGTTTGTTCGATATTTCTTTAAAAAGAGAATTTGATCCAGCAAATGTTGAAGAAGATTTTTTAATTGAAGATATATTAATTAGATTATCACAAGGCGGACATCTTAAATTACGTGCACCAGCTATAGATTTTGACTATTTTGAACTAAGTGATAAATGGGCAAATGCAAAAACCACAACTAATTAATGAGGCAACAAACAGTATTTGAAGAAAAGTTAAACGCTTTAACACATGCGATTGGTGCTGTTTTTGGTATTGTCGCCTTAATCTTATTAATAGTTTTTGAAACTAAAAAAACAGCGTTTAGCTTGTTTAGTGTTATTGTTTATGGTATTTCAATAATTATTTTGTTTACTGCGTCTACGATGTATCACAGTTTTACAGACGAGAAAAAGAAACATTATTTTAGAATTGTAGATCACATTAGTATTTATCTTCTAATCGCAGGAACTTATACACCAGTTTTACTAATCACTTTAGAGCAGAGTAAAGGTTGGTTGTTGTTTTATATAGTTTGGGCAATTGCTGGATTTGGTGTGATTTTAAAACTGTTTTTCACTGGTAAATTCGAAACCTTTTCTACATTATTGTATTTGGTAATGGGTTGGCTTATCGTATTTGATTTTTCTACATTAAGTAGTATAATGGCTTCTAATGGATTAGTTTTATTAATTGCAGGCGGATTAGCTTATACCGTTGGTATAGTATTTTATGCAATAGAAAAAATTCCATATAATCATGTTATATGGCATTTATTTGTTCTAGCTGGTGCAATATTACACTTTTTTATGATTTTGTTTTTTGTGGTTTAGTTAACCTTCAATAATATCTTTATATTCTAAAAAAAACGCCTCAAACCGACTCATGATATCATTAAAAAACACCATAACGTCTTGCC from Mesoflavibacter profundi includes:
- a CDS encoding acetyl-CoA carboxylase biotin carboxyl carrier protein subunit, whose protein sequence is MKTPFKVKVNSTSEFEVSSEDISALDSVKTTNTSFHLLKDNTSYKAKITETNFNKKEYTVLINNNTYVVNIENNLDQLIKSLGFEIGASKKVNEIKAPMPGLILDVMVKPGDEVKVDTPLLILEAMKMENSILSPRDGVIKSVSGNKGNTVDKGELLIEFE
- a CDS encoding NUDIX hydrolase, which translates into the protein MDELIDIVTKTGEPTGKTAPKSEIHSKGFYHNTAHLWLYTSKGDILLAQRSFNKAICPGLWDVSVAGHIDANETIEDGIIREAKEEIGLELSKENLQKIGVFPCFQTYSNGIIDNEFHHTFIAQLHVDLSKLTLQKEEVERVKLVSISQFKDLLENSTSNNHFVASNANYYSKILEAIIKKTI
- a CDS encoding acyl-CoA carboxylase subunit beta, whose amino-acid sequence is MESKIKELNEKLELAKLGGGQARIDKQHQKKKLTARERIEYLMDEGSFEEIGALVTHRTVDFGMQNQKFYGDGVITGYGTIDGRLVYVFAQDFTVFGGALSETHAEKICKIMDMALKVGAPFIGLNDSGGARIQEGVRSLGGYADIFHRNVKASGVIPQISAIMGPCAGGAVYSPAMTDFTMMVEDTSYMFVTGPNVVKTVTNETVTSEELGGASTHSSKSGVAHTTSSNDIECLEDVKKLLSYLPQSNLEKPKDLPYDLGEETREQLMNIIPDHASKPYDMHDVIAGVIDEDSFFEIHKDYAENIIVGFARIGGKSVGIVANQPLFLAGVLDVNSSRKAARFTRFCDAFNIPLLVLVDVPGFLPGTDQEWNGIIVHGAKLLYALSEATVPKVTVITRKAYGGAYDVMNSKHIGADLNYAWPSAEIAVMGAKGASEIIFRKEIKASDNPEEKLLEKEAEYADLFANPYKAAERGFIDEVILPKDTRRKLIKAFTMLEHKEEVLPNRKHGNIPL
- the trhA gene encoding PAQR family membrane homeostasis protein TrhA, translated to MRQQTVFEEKLNALTHAIGAVFGIVALILLIVFETKKTAFSLFSVIVYGISIIILFTASTMYHSFTDEKKKHYFRIVDHISIYLLIAGTYTPVLLITLEQSKGWLLFYIVWAIAGFGVILKLFFTGKFETFSTLLYLVMGWLIVFDFSTLSSIMASNGLVLLIAGGLAYTVGIVFYAIEKIPYNHVIWHLFVLAGAILHFFMILFFVV
- a CDS encoding PrsW family intramembrane metalloprotease — translated: MQLIIMALAPIAAIVAYIYFKDKYEKEPTRLLLTSFILGALVSVVLALILYSVFNIILPLQNKLSIWEQFKQAFFVVGFTEEFSKFLIVLLFAQRHKEFNEPFDGIVYAVMVSMGFAATENIMYVLNNGPGTALLRAFTAVPAHATFGILMGYFMGKAKFEPNKLFLNLCGLFLAILFHGAYDFFLFIDFVPGIWIGAFISLALGLILSRKAIKIHQKGSFFN
- a CDS encoding DUF4294 domain-containing protein, which produces MKKNVLLMLLLPFWLLAQEDEVVKDTTTVTTTDYIIIEGDSIPKTSIYLDEVMLLPKLEFKSKEDRRRYLILWRKTLKVYPYAKLAAERLETLNERLNTLEKRSEKKSYARKVQKYIEEEFSEELKKLTRTEGQILVKLIHRQTGKTTFELIKELRSGWRAFWFNSTASLFDISLKREFDPANVEEDFLIEDILIRLSQGGHLKLRAPAIDFDYFELSDKWANAKTTTN
- the accC gene encoding acetyl-CoA carboxylase biotin carboxylase subunit, which codes for MKKILVANRGEIAIRVMKTAQKMGIKTVAVYSTVDRNAPHVKFADEAVLIGEAPSNQSYLLGQKIIDVAKSLNVDGIHPGYGFLSENAEFAELCEANNVTFIGPKSYAIKVMGSKLAAKDAVKAYDIPMVPGTDQAITDIAEAKKIAQGIGFPILIKASAGGGGKGMRIVEKEADFESQMNRAISEAVNAFGDGSVFIEKYVASPRHIEIQVMADTHGNVIHLFERECSIQRRHQKVVEEAPSAVLTPELREKMGQAAIKVAKACDYVGAGTVEFLLDDAHNFYFLEMNTRLQVEHPVSEIIAGVDLVELQIQVARGEKLPIKQEDLKINGHALELRVYAEDPLNDFLPSVGHLEQYQIPQGEGIRVDNGFEEGMDIPIYYDPMLAKLITYGKTREEAIQIMLKAIQEYKVKGIETTLPFGAFVCQHEAFTSGNFDTHFVKKYYSPEALQQQTETEAHLAALVAVKQYLEDQKQLRVPTN
- a CDS encoding ribonucleoside-diphosphate reductase subunit alpha, with the protein product MTQQSPNEVKQTEKNPLIDARNKSLHQINTANSGGFEWLTEHSRQFLAAGYLTEGVSAEERIREIADRAEQILKIPGYSDKFYNYMSEGYFSLASPVWSNFGKERGLPISCFGSHVDDDMGNILYSQSEVGMMSKLGGGTSGYFGKIRHRGSEVKNNGYASGAVHIMQLFESMVDVVSQGSVRRGRFSPYLPIEHPDIKEFLEIGTEGNPIQELTHGVTVTNQWMQEMVDGDVEKRTIWAKVLQRRGEMGYPYIFFTDNANNNAADVYQDKNLPIYASNLCTEIMLPSNDNWSFVCVLSSVNVLHYDKWKDTDAVETMVYFLDAVITEFVEKLEVYRDSPNRDDRQTFLFMERAYNFAKENRSLGLGVLGWHSLLQSKMLPFNSQEAFNLNSEIFKVIKEKSYKASEELAEKFGEPEVLKGYGRRNATLNAIAPTTSSAFILGQVSQGIEPIWSNIYVKDIAKIKTTIKNSYLEDLLESKGQNTTEVWRSIRDNDGSVQHLEFLSELEKDVFKTYSEIDQMDIIYQAANRQNHIDQGQSVNIIVHPDMPVKDINKIHVTAWQLGLKSLYYQHSMNAAQKFKQKKDCASCEA
- a CDS encoding M42 family metallopeptidase, with the protein product MAKKSILNKKSMDFLEKYLNNAAPTGYEWDGQKLWMDYLKPYVDEFITDTYGTAVGVINPEAKYKVVIEGHADEISWYVNYISDNGLIYVIRNGGSDHQIAPSKVVNIHTKNGIVKGVFGWPAIHTRNRAKEEAPKPDNICIDIGAKDKDEVLKMGVHVGCVITYPDEFHILNGEKFVCRALDNRMGGFMIAEVARLLKENKKTLPFGLYITNSVQEEIGLRGAQMITETIKPNVAIVTDVTHDTTTPMIDRKKEGHLEIGLGPVVAYAPAVQQKLRDLITDTAEAKKIPFQRSALSRATGTDTDAFAYSNGGVASALISLPLRYMHTTVEMVHKDDVENVIKLIYETLLKIEDGETFSYFK